One segment of Danio aesculapii chromosome 3, fDanAes4.1, whole genome shotgun sequence DNA contains the following:
- the LOC130220725 gene encoding E3 ubiquitin/ISG15 ligase TRIM25: protein MAEASVSWAEDQFMCPVCLDLLQDPVTIPCGHSYCMTCITDCWNQEEQKRIYSCPLCKQSFTSRPALAKNVVFAEMVEKLQKTRLQTAAPASVHTGSGDVECDACTGNKQKAVKSCQECRNSYCPDHLQQHENLFRGRGHNLMEATGRLQEMICPQHNKVMEIYCRTDQRCICMLCLVDGHKNHDTVTAAVARAEKQKQFEEAQRNIQKQILEKKKDLKQMRDAMESQKHSAQMTVEDSERVFAELIRDIEKRRSEVTKMIREQVKAAKSRAEEHVARLELELDNLRFKDSELKKIVETKDHINFLKSCPSLSVSGSLDNVTVSSRPSFNEVMKSISQLRNKLQQFFSEEMDNISKKVKTVQVVISREQATRKEFLQHSHPLTLDLNTVNNWINLHEGNTVMTVTNIRQPYPDHPHRFDSWTEALCREPVSGRCYWEVEWAGTGRKGVDIGVMYKSMKRKGDGNDSTAGRNDKSWSLFCSPEYCSFWHNNCETVLPVSSVSSKIGVFVDPSAGVLCFYSVSDTLSLIHRVQTTFTQPLYAVFGLDRQTVLKLPSQINDADIIQLAMLYHTLMMS from the exons ATGGCAGAAGCGAGTGTCTCCTGGGCTGAGGACCAGTTCATGTGTCCGGTGTGTCTGGATCTCCTGCAGGATCCAGTGACTATTCCCTGTGGACACAGTTACTGCATGACCTGCATCACAGACTGCTGGAATCAGGAGGAGCAGAAGCGAATCTACAGCTGTCCTTTATGCAAACAGAGCTTCACCTCGAGACCTGCTTTAGCTAAGAATGTGGTGTTTGCTGAAATGGTGGAGAAACTGCAGAAGACCAGACTCCAGACGGCTGCGCCAGCTTCTGTTCACACTGGATCTGGAGATGTGGAGTGCGACGCCTGCACTGGAAATAAGCAGAAAGCTGTGAAGTCCTGTCAGGAGTGTAGAAACTCTTATTGTCCAGATCACCTCCAACAGCATGAGAATCTCTTCAGAGGTCGAGGACACAATCTGATGGAGGCCACTGGACGACTGCAGGAGATGATCTGCCCTCAGCATAATAAAGTGATGGAGATTTACTGCCGCACCGACCAGCGCTGCATCTGTATGCTGTGTTTGGTGGATGGGCACAAAAATCATGACACTGTGACAGCTGCAGTGGCAAGAGCAGAGAAACAG AAACAATTTGAGGAAGCACAGAGAAACATCCAGAAACAAATCTTGGAGAAAAAGAAAGATCTTAAGCAGATGAGAGACGCCATGGAGTCTCAGAAG CACTCTGCACAGATGACAGTGGAGGACAGCGAGAGGGTCTTCGCTGAACTCATTCGTGATATTGAGAAACGTCGCTCTGAGGTGACGAAGATGATCAGAGAACAGGTTAAAGCCGCTAAGAGTCGCGCTGAAGAGCATGTGGCGCGACTGGAGCTGGAGCTCGATAATCTGAGGTTCAAGGATTCAGAGCTGAAGAAGATTGTGGAGACAAAAGATCATATTAACTTCCTCAAG agTTGTCCGTCTTTGTCTGTCTCTGGATCTTTAGACAACGTCACTGTCAGTTCTCGTCCCTCTTTTAATGAAGTGATGAAATCCATCTCTCAACTTCGAAACAAACTGCAGCAGTTCTTCAGTGAAGAGATGGACAATATATCTAAGAAAG TCAAAACCGTGCAGGTCGTCATCTCTCGTGAACAAGCAACCAGGAAGGAGTTTCTACAAC ATTCTCATCCACTGACCCTGGATCTGAACACTGTGAATAATTGGATTAATCTGCATGAGGGGAACACAGTAATGACGGTCACAAACATACGACAGCCATATCCGGATCATCCACACAGATTTGATTCTTGGACTGAAGCCCTGTGTAGAGAGCCTGTGTCAGGCCGCTGTTACTGGGAGGTGGAGTGGGCCGGTACTGGGAGAAAAGGAGTCGATATAGGAGTGATGTACAAGAGCATGAAGAGAAAGGGAGATGGAAATGACAGCACCGCTGGACGTAATGATAAATCCTGGAGTTTGTTCTGCTCTCCCGAGTATTGCTCATTCTGGCACAATAACTGCGAGACCGTCCTGCCTGTAAGCTCCGTTTCCAGTAAAATAGGAGTGTTCGTGGACCCCAGCGCAGGGGTTTTGTGTTTCTACAGCGTCTCGGACacattaagcctcattcacagagtccagaccacattcactcaGCCGCTCTATGCTGTGTTTGGATTAGATCGACAGACTGTGCTGAAACTGCCCAGCCAGATCAATGATGCTGATATTATACAGCTTGCTATGTTATATCACACTCTGATGATGTCATGA